One stretch of Oncorhynchus clarkii lewisi isolate Uvic-CL-2024 chromosome 3, UVic_Ocla_1.0, whole genome shotgun sequence DNA includes these proteins:
- the LOC139392738 gene encoding myotubularin-related protein 11-like, with translation MLTGSKTTFKVRQMVPDIKERMLSHSGVNARGRDVFGLRCLPGECVLQRAVLVRKKLTAKEGGGWLSGTLFCTHFRVAFVPQDSPKPDDNADPVLLGDHDVALASIEKVVAVGPSRTKLVTASSSLKFTPEELVLYCRDLRVLCFLFDRLTPDTQAVEITYTIAKTYQPLKPGTVLAFQNAALGSVEMKQFLSNRRRDSHMNWFDSSSDWEQELERTGACGWRVSSVNDRFEMSTSLPKFNVVPQKVLDTELKKTFAHFNEGRIPRWCWRHPRGSDLLRMASFQNNIYHEKDDIRNLELILFGGQSLCVVVELGDEMPSPTDIQLAHTRLRALCLGDISTSVSVPDDKWLSTLESTHWLDYTRCCLRKAAEVACLLLGGHLTVVLQEAEDRDMTCVVSSLVQVMCDPHCRTRVGFQGLVQKEWVMAGHRFLSRINYHRDSDKEEAPVFLLFLDCVWQLWVQYPCHFQLTGDFLLALHDSFHLPLFSSFLANCHRERCKRSQNLSQSYTPVNGWRDLVPRGSFPDPSDPPLPPVWDWALQYSSQRRERFTQPVPPLTLPQPLLNGNLNTNPEAHRLSDSAPGSVFLLSRGSFSCSANLLPWRSGGGSGVYRKSHRRGGSSSENLPGLERLLKAWALTEVPQGHTTTTSGLQGPLDSYEPLLPLLLGPCVGVWRDCYLRGALHAQAFSHPISSSTQHPVEQLAWEVQQLRDKLTLASSPTNTVPAKTQEPRRTDSNLNQNTNNSTFLFPASRPPGPVASRITPPISNLQPRVPPARSRTGHRDSSKHTFLFGHQSSSESRPDQRYLPAPNNNAKLPKSNGPSLGS, from the exons gaGAGGATGCTGAGTCACAGTGGTGTCAACGCACGGGGGAGAGATGTGTTTGGACTGCGCTGCTTACCAG GAGAGTGTGTGCTGCAGAGGGCTGTGTTGGTGAGGAAGAAGCTAACTGCCAAGGAGGGGGGTGGATGGCTGTCTGGCACTCTCTTCTGTACCCACTTCAGAGTGGCCTTTGTGCCTCAGGACAGCCCCAAACCTGAC GACAACGCAGACCCTGTGCTCCTGGGGGATCATGACGTGGCCCTGGCCTCCATTGAGAAGGTTGTAGCTG TGGGCCCATCCCGGACCAAGCTGGTGACGGCTAGCTCCTCTCTGAAGTTCACTCCTGAGGAGCTGGTGTTGTACTGCCGGGACCTGCGTGTTCTCTGCTTCCTCTTCGACCGCCTCACCCCCGACACACAGGCTGTGGAG ATAACGTACACCATTGCCAAGACCTACCAGCCTCTGAAGCCAGGGACTGTCCTCGCCTTCCAGAATGCAGCCCTGGGGAGCGttg aGATGAAGCAGTTCTTGAGCAACCGTAGGCGTGACTCCCACATGAACTGGTTTGATAGTTCTTCGGACTGGGAGCAGGAGCTGGAGAGGACCGGGGCCTGCGGCTGGAGGGTCAGCTCTGTCAATGACCGCTTTGAGATGTCCACCAG TCTGCCCAAGTTCAACGTGGTCCCTCAGAAAGTTCTAGACACTGAGCTGAAGAAGACCTTTGCCCACTTCAACGAGGGACGCATTCCT CGCTGGTGTTGGCGTCATCCTCGGGGCAGTGACCTGCTACGGATGGCCAGCTTCCAGAACAACATCTATCATGAGAAGGATgacatcag GAACCTGGAGTTGATCCTGTTTGGGGGCCAGTCTCTATGTGTGGTGGTGGAGCTGGGAGACGAGATGCCTTCACCCACAGACATACAGCTGGCACACACCCGCCTACGGGCTCTGTGTCTGGGAG ACATCTCCACATCTGTGTCGGTGCCAGATGACAAATGGCTGTCTACGCTGGAGAGCACCCATTGGCTGGACTACACCAG GTGCTGTCTGAGGAAAGCTGCTGAGGTGGCCTGCCTGCTCCTCGGAGGTCACCTGACCGTGGTGCTGCAAG AGGCGGAGGACCGAGACATGACCTGTGTGGTgtccagtctggtccaggtgATGTGTGACCCCCACTGCAGGACCAGGGTGGGCTTCCAGGGTCTGGTGCAGAAGGAGTGGGTGATGGCTGGACACCGCTTCCTCAGCCGCATCAACTACCACAGGGACAGCGATAAGGAAGAG GCGCCAGTGTTCCTGCTCTTCCTGGACTGTGTGTGGCAGCTGTGGGTCCAGTACCCATGCCACTTCCAGCTGACAGGGGACTTCCTGCTGGCCCTCCATGACAGTTTCCACCTGCCCCTCTTCAGCAGCTTCCTGGCCAACTGCCACAGGGAGAGGTGCAAACGTTCACAG aaCCTATCCCAGAGTTACACTCCAGTGAATGGCTGGAGAGACCTGGTACCCAGGGGCTCCTTCCCGGACCCCTCAGACCCCCCTCTGCCCCCTGTGTGGGACTGGGCTCTGCAGTACAGCAGCCAGAGACGTGAACGTTTCACCCAGCCAGTGCCTCCGCTCACCCTGCCACAGCCCCTACTCAACGGCAACCTCAACACCAACCCCGAGGCACACAGG CTGAGTGACAGCGCACCAGGTTCTGTGTTCCTGCTCTCCAGGGGCTCCTTCTCCTGCTCTGCTAACCTCCTGCCCTGGCGCAGTGGAGGGGGCTCAGGCGTCTACCGGAAGAGCCACCGGAGAGGGGGGTCCTCCTCAGAGAACCTGCCGGGCCTGGAGAGGCTTCTGAAGGCCTGGGCCCTCACAGAGGTCCCTCAgggccacaccaccaccacatctgGTCTCCAGGGGCCCCTGGACTCCTACGAGCCTCTGCTGCCCCTGCTCCTGGGGCCCTGCGTAGGTGTGTGGAGGGACTGCTACCTCCGTGGGGCTCTTCATGCTCAG GCATTCTCCCACCCCATCTCCTCATCCACTCAGCACCCAGTGGAACAGCTAGCCTGGGAGGTCCAGCAGCTCAGAGACAAGCTGACGTTGGCCTCCAGCCCCACTAACACAGTCCCAGCCAAGACACAGGAGCCCCGTCGGACAGACTCCAACCTCAACCAGAACACCAACAATAGCACCTTCCTCTTCCCAGCCTCCAGACCCCCTGGGCCGGTTGCCTCCAGAATCACGCCCCCTATCTCAAACCTCCAACCCAGGGTTCCTCCAGCTCGTTCTAGAACTGGTCACAGAGACAGCAGCAAGCACACATTCCTATTTGGCCACCAATCCTCTTCAGAGTCCCGTCCAGACCAGCGTTACTTGCCCGCGCCCAATAATAATGCCAAGTTGCCCAAGAGCAACGGTCCTTCACTGGGTTCCTGA